In Candidatus Vogelbacteria bacterium, the following proteins share a genomic window:
- a CDS encoding RelA/SpoT family protein — protein sequence MDIKDIFDLMKKPPTEADKEKIGRALEFATKAHADQKRFSGEPYIIHPFEVAKILADMRADVDTICAGLLHDTFEDGHVTLKDIEKEFGKTVAFMVDGVTKLGKLKYQGVERHVESLRKLFIAMAKDIRVIMIRLADRLHNVRTLEHVRPDKQKRIAIETLDIYAPLANRLGIWRIKGLLEDASFPYAYPEEYKKVVALRKTKGKESIKRLEKIYRTLSKEAATQGLVDINIDYRVKYLYSLYQKLKRKNMDIDQIYDISALRVVVPTVAECYQALGLIHMLWKPVPGRLKDYIANPKSNGYQSIHTAIFTGDGTVSEIQIRTTEMKREAEYGVTSHLLYDEQGKPKFGSKLTKKTAWLKDLLDWQRQVDNPAEFLENLKTDFFQDRIFVFTPKGDVIELPKDSTPIDFAYAIHSDIGEHAAGAIVNGKFSSMETVLKNQDVVEIEVKKSSKPTAKWLNSVRTTMARKHIKNFLGKGKK from the coding sequence ATGGATATTAAAGATATTTTTGACCTAATGAAGAAACCGCCCACCGAAGCGGATAAAGAAAAGATTGGTCGGGCGTTAGAATTTGCCACCAAGGCCCACGCTGACCAAAAACGTTTTTCGGGTGAACCCTATATTATTCACCCATTCGAGGTCGCCAAGATTTTGGCCGATATGCGGGCCGATGTTGATACCATCTGCGCCGGCTTACTCCACGACACGTTCGAAGACGGTCACGTCACCCTGAAAGACATTGAAAAAGAATTTGGTAAAACGGTCGCCTTTATGGTTGATGGTGTCACCAAACTTGGAAAATTAAAATACCAAGGAGTAGAGCGTCATGTCGAAAGCTTACGCAAACTCTTTATCGCTATGGCCAAAGACATCCGGGTTATTATGATCCGCCTCGCCGACCGTCTCCACAATGTCCGCACCCTCGAACATGTCCGTCCAGATAAACAAAAAAGAATTGCTATCGAGACTTTAGATATTTACGCCCCTTTGGCTAACCGCCTGGGTATTTGGCGTATCAAAGGTTTACTCGAAGACGCTTCTTTTCCTTATGCTTATCCCGAAGAGTACAAAAAAGTAGTAGCTCTTCGTAAAACCAAAGGAAAAGAGAGTATTAAGAGATTAGAAAAAATTTACCGCACTTTATCTAAAGAAGCTGCCACTCAGGGTCTAGTTGATATTAATATTGATTATCGGGTTAAGTATCTCTATAGCTTGTATCAAAAATTGAAACGCAAGAATATGGATATTGACCAGATCTACGACATCTCGGCTCTGCGGGTAGTAGTACCAACCGTAGCTGAATGTTACCAAGCTCTCGGTTTGATCCATATGTTATGGAAACCAGTCCCGGGACGGCTCAAGGATTATATTGCTAACCCAAAATCGAACGGCTACCAAAGTATACACACTGCCATTTTTACTGGCGACGGCACTGTGTCTGAGATTCAAATTCGTACTACCGAAATGAAACGAGAAGCGGAATATGGTGTCACCTCTCACTTGCTTTATGACGAACAAGGTAAACCTAAGTTTGGTAGCAAGTTAACCAAAAAAACCGCTTGGCTTAAAGATCTCCTCGACTGGCAAAGACAAGTTGATAATCCAGCTGAATTTTTAGAAAATCTAAAAACCGACTTTTTCCAAGATCGAATTTTCGTTTTCACACCCAAAGGCGACGTGATTGAATTACCAAAAGATTCTACCCCAATTGATTTCGCTTACGCGATCCATTCGGATATCGGCGAACATGCGGCTGGGGCTATCGTCAATGGAAAATTTTCTAGCATGGAAACAGTTTTGAAAAATCAGGACGTAGTAGAGATTGAAGTCAAAAAATCCAGTAAACCGACAGCCAAATGGCTCAACTCTGTTCGCACCACCATGGCCCGAAAACATATTAAAAACTTTTTAGGTAAAGGAAAGAAATAA
- a CDS encoding FtsQ-type POTRA domain-containing protein, with product MGKPVDARKELFKESKKRSLRRRKILLSLFIGLVVVFLIGFVLVLRLNIFIIQEINIVGNKVVKTESLMSLTEKRLAGNYLFVIPKNNNFLFSPFYLGQNIIKNFPDIENVTVQREGFTKLEVKVSERSPKLLWCLSAVEGDECFYADKTGFLFAPAPNFSDNILFKVYGLIDSDPIGGRPLSAERFSGLLSIIDSLPGLVKSAGITPAVPRRLTIDRAGDCRVLISGSNTTASSTTAGTWTIVFNQTQDLPTLASNLNTVFATPEFQADLISADHQLDYIDLRFGKKVFYKFK from the coding sequence ATGGGGAAACCCGTTGACGCTCGGAAGGAACTGTTTAAGGAGTCCAAGAAACGCTCACTTCGTCGGCGGAAGATTTTACTGTCTTTGTTTATAGGGTTGGTGGTGGTTTTTTTGATCGGTTTTGTGTTGGTGTTGCGATTAAATATTTTTATAATTCAGGAAATAAATATCGTTGGTAATAAGGTTGTCAAAACTGAATCTCTGATGTCTTTGACTGAAAAAAGACTAGCTGGTAATTATCTGTTTGTTATTCCTAAAAATAATAATTTCTTGTTCAGTCCTTTTTATTTAGGTCAGAATATTATTAAAAATTTTCCTGATATTGAAAATGTGACTGTTCAGCGGGAGGGTTTTACTAAGTTGGAAGTTAAAGTTTCAGAACGTTCGCCAAAGCTGCTCTGGTGTTTATCGGCAGTGGAGGGTGATGAGTGTTTTTACGCTGATAAAACTGGATTTTTGTTTGCTCCAGCCCCAAACTTTTCTGACAATATTTTGTTTAAAGTTTATGGCTTGATTGATTCCGATCCGATTGGGGGCAGACCTTTATCGGCTGAGAGGTTTTCTGGCTTGCTGTCTATTATTGATTCTTTGCCTGGTTTAGTAAAAAGTGCTGGTATCACTCCCGCCGTCCCTCGACGTTTAACTATTGATCGAGCTGGGGACTGCCGAGTACTAATTAGTGGATCAAACACTACCGCTTCTTCGACGACGGCCGGTACTTGGACGATTGTTTTTAATCAAACTCAAGACTTACCAACCTTGGCTAGTAACTTAAATACAGTTTTTGCTACTCCAGAATTTCAAGCTGATTTAATTTCAGCCGATCATCAATTAGATTATATTGATTTGCGATTTGGTAAAAAAGTGTTCTACAAGTTTAAATAG
- the dprA gene encoding DNA-processing protein DprA produces the protein MSPIKPLIRASWPPQFDHIPQPPKELYYQGTLPDWDANFLTVVGSRKFSRYGQEVCGHLISGLAGYPIIIVSGLALGIDSLAHEAALANNLTTIAFPGSGLDEKVLYPHTNLRLARKIVEAGGALISEFDPLLRGAPYTFPQRNRLMAGLAKATLIIEASDKSGTLITARMALDYNREVLAVPGSIFNQGSSGPNRLIRDGATPITSSADILSIFGFDQTTEETKMNPTLFDSLSDPEKMICELLAQETLPRDLLIDQLDFDIQTINSTLSIMEIKGLIKEVGGEFRLL, from the coding sequence ATGAGCCCTATCAAGCCTCTTATTCGTGCTAGCTGGCCACCCCAATTCGACCACATCCCCCAACCCCCGAAAGAACTATATTATCAAGGCACCTTACCAGATTGGGACGCCAATTTTCTGACCGTCGTCGGTTCTCGCAAATTTTCCCGTTATGGCCAGGAAGTTTGCGGACACTTAATCAGCGGTTTAGCTGGTTATCCTATTATTATTGTCTCCGGCCTGGCTTTAGGGATCGATAGCCTAGCCCACGAAGCTGCTTTAGCCAACAATCTAACCACCATCGCCTTCCCTGGTTCTGGCCTAGATGAAAAAGTTTTATATCCACATACTAACCTCAGACTAGCCAGAAAAATAGTCGAGGCGGGTGGTGCTCTGATCTCCGAATTTGACCCTCTTCTGCGTGGCGCCCCTTATACCTTTCCTCAACGCAACCGCTTGATGGCCGGATTAGCTAAAGCCACTCTAATAATAGAAGCCTCTGATAAGTCTGGTACTTTGATCACCGCCCGGATGGCTCTCGACTACAATCGCGAAGTCTTGGCGGTCCCAGGCTCGATCTTCAATCAAGGTTCAAGTGGACCAAACCGATTGATTCGTGACGGGGCTACACCTATTACTTCCAGTGCTGACATTTTATCAATCTTCGGCTTTGACCAGACGACCGAAGAAACAAAAATGAACCCCACTTTATTTGATTCTCTGTCCGACCCCGAAAAAATGATCTGTGAATTATTAGCTCAGGAAACTCTGCCACGAGATCTTCTGATTGACCAACTTGATTTTGATATTCAAACAATAAATAGCACCTTATCGATCATGGAAATCAAAGGGCTTATCAAAGAAGTCGGCGGCGAATTCAGACTTTTATGA
- a CDS encoding CapA family protein, with product MKYFYLIALVVFVAFSLLAIPFFIPQAPGFIENLSWENGFVPTEPEVSLVFVGDMMLDRGVNFSVQKNFGGDFNQLFTELDFIREADIAFGNLEGPVSDKGRNIGSIYSFRMKPESLQAVAAAGFDVLSVANNHAGDWTSEAFVDTVARIKNLNILPIGGGNNYQEASLVKIKEVRGVKVGFIGFSDVGPNWLAVGSSSPGILLASDPQFDQIIKTAAESVDVLVTSFHFGEEYLATSTSRQQVLARRAIDNGASLVIGHHPHVIEELERYKNGVIIYSLGNFIFDQGFSKETMEGGVLFVKLDGKKIESAELKKVKLDSRFKPSPAW from the coding sequence ATGAAATATTTTTATTTGATTGCTCTGGTTGTCTTTGTGGCCTTTTCTCTTTTGGCTATTCCTTTTTTTATTCCTCAAGCACCTGGCTTTATAGAGAACTTATCCTGGGAAAATGGTTTTGTGCCAACAGAGCCCGAGGTTTCCTTGGTTTTTGTCGGTGACATGATGCTTGACCGAGGGGTGAATTTTTCTGTTCAGAAAAACTTTGGTGGTGATTTTAATCAATTGTTTACTGAACTAGATTTTATTCGAGAAGCGGATATTGCTTTTGGTAACCTAGAGGGACCAGTCAGTGATAAGGGTCGTAATATTGGCAGTATTTATTCTTTTCGGATGAAACCAGAATCATTGCAAGCTGTGGCCGCGGCTGGTTTTGATGTGTTGTCAGTGGCCAATAATCACGCGGGTGATTGGACTAGTGAAGCGTTTGTTGATACGGTCGCTCGAATTAAAAATTTAAATATCTTGCCGATTGGTGGTGGAAATAATTATCAAGAGGCTAGTTTGGTGAAGATAAAAGAGGTGAGAGGGGTGAAGGTTGGCTTTATTGGTTTCTCAGACGTCGGTCCCAACTGGTTAGCCGTCGGTAGTTCTAGTCCGGGTATCTTGTTGGCTTCCGATCCTCAATTTGATCAGATTATCAAAACCGCGGCCGAATCTGTGGATGTTCTAGTCACCTCCTTTCATTTTGGTGAAGAATATCTGGCCACTTCAACCAGTAGACAACAAGTTTTAGCTCGACGGGCGATTGATAACGGGGCTAGTTTGGTGATTGGTCACCACCCACATGTGATTGAAGAATTAGAGCGTTATAAAAATGGGGTGATTATTTATAGTTTAGGTAATTTTATTTTTGATCAAGGTTTTTCTAAAGAAACCATGGAAGGGGGAGTTTTGTTTGTAAAATTAGATGGCAAAAAAATAGAATCAGCTGAACTCAAAAAGGTAAAATTAGATTCTCGTTTCAAACCTTCACCAGCTTGGTAA
- a CDS encoding AAA family ATPase has protein sequence MYPLRRYTKLSPWRSVLTLETYLPHRVRHWIINATVGVGVLGSLAVVLRFGLSRLSLTVPLDPTFLKVLDLFLSSQFIGLLFVLISVAMFCVSLESFFRSHYFDDISGKATLASTLFSFEVAWVLHWSRSMDPLVAFLTSIYGRKIMRRLGITEDQINIFVEKLVNNPEAFTVPELPIDKTDEITLPEFVTLLTSVYPTFVTFLAENGVQPVEATGAADWVVWKQEVVDRKERWWSKENLDQIPSVGASWGYGYTFLLDKYSRDLFDDPALYLERFKIGSREREVRLLETVLSRQLEANAILVAETGGTKMDVIYELVSKIREGNVVPELKYKRPILFQTGVFLAGFKDKASFETAFLSLFNQVVKAGNILFVIDDLPNLVKGAMALESNLTALLDPYLASSLTQVIALADTDAFYQVINPQPGLLNRFEKIQVEDLSYDELVRMLEIKLLDFEYASGVRITYPALTAIIESAENYFQDGGLQDKAVDLLVEIISAYGSRLDADITKKDVYAYIKSKTNVPIGEIEEIEKDKLLNLEAFLGARVVGQTEAVSVVSNAMRRARTAIRNPKKPIGSFLFLGPTGVGKTETAKALAEAFFGSDEAMNRLDMSEYQGEGALEKLIGSFTDNKPGVLSTMMRERPYGVLLLDEFEKTTDEVHNLFLQVLDEGFFSDMLGKRINIRNTIVIATSNAGSDFIWTLSEQGKNLVEAQDELVNQIIKGGIYKPELINRFDGVVIFHPLLPDELNKIAGLMLKKLVKRLSTQGVELQLTPELISFVANQGANKAFGARPMQRFIQDNVEQVVAQKLIAGTVGRGSKISISPDATGVLNVLVG, from the coding sequence ATGTATCCACTTCGTCGTTATACCAAACTAAGTCCGTGGCGCTCTGTCTTAACCCTGGAAACTTATTTACCACACCGGGTTAGACATTGGATTATCAACGCGACTGTCGGGGTCGGGGTGTTGGGTAGCTTGGCGGTTGTTCTACGTTTTGGTTTATCGCGGCTGTCTTTAACGGTTCCACTTGATCCTACTTTTTTGAAAGTTTTAGATCTATTTTTATCTAGCCAATTTATTGGTCTACTGTTTGTTTTGATTTCCGTGGCGATGTTTTGTGTGAGCTTGGAGTCTTTTTTCCGATCACATTACTTTGATGATATTAGTGGTAAGGCCACGCTGGCTAGTACCTTATTTTCCTTTGAAGTAGCTTGGGTTTTACACTGGTCTCGATCGATGGATCCCTTGGTAGCTTTTTTAACTTCAATTTATGGGCGGAAGATTATGCGCCGGTTGGGCATTACTGAGGATCAGATCAATATTTTTGTTGAAAAATTAGTTAATAATCCAGAGGCTTTTACTGTGCCAGAGTTACCGATTGATAAGACTGATGAGATTACTTTGCCGGAATTTGTTACCTTGTTGACCTCTGTTTATCCAACCTTCGTTACTTTCTTAGCGGAAAATGGTGTTCAACCAGTCGAAGCTACGGGAGCGGCTGATTGGGTAGTGTGGAAGCAAGAAGTGGTTGATCGTAAAGAACGCTGGTGGAGTAAAGAAAACTTGGATCAGATACCTAGTGTCGGTGCCTCGTGGGGTTACGGTTATACTTTTTTGTTAGACAAATACAGTCGAGATTTATTTGACGACCCTGCTTTATATTTAGAAAGATTTAAGATTGGTAGTCGGGAACGAGAGGTGAGGTTGTTGGAGACAGTTTTATCTAGGCAGTTGGAGGCTAATGCGATCTTGGTGGCGGAGACTGGTGGGACCAAGATGGATGTTATTTACGAATTGGTCTCTAAGATCAGAGAGGGTAATGTGGTGCCAGAACTCAAATACAAACGGCCAATTTTATTTCAAACGGGAGTCTTTTTGGCGGGTTTTAAAGATAAAGCTAGTTTTGAAACAGCTTTCTTATCTTTGTTTAATCAAGTGGTCAAAGCGGGTAATATTTTATTTGTGATTGATGATTTGCCAAACCTGGTAAAAGGGGCGATGGCTCTAGAATCTAATTTGACCGCTTTGTTGGATCCTTATTTGGCTTCCTCTTTGACTCAAGTAATTGCTTTGGCTGATACCGATGCTTTTTATCAAGTGATAAATCCTCAACCGGGTCTACTTAATCGGTTTGAAAAAATCCAAGTAGAGGATCTGTCTTATGATGAGTTGGTGCGAATGTTGGAAATTAAATTGTTGGATTTTGAATACGCTTCTGGGGTAAGAATCACCTATCCCGCTCTGACAGCCATTATTGAAAGTGCGGAAAATTATTTTCAAGATGGTGGTTTGCAGGACAAGGCGGTTGATTTGTTGGTGGAGATTATTTCTGCTTACGGTTCTCGTTTGGATGCTGATATTACCAAAAAAGATGTTTATGCTTATATCAAATCTAAAACCAACGTTCCAATTGGCGAGATTGAAGAAATAGAAAAAGATAAATTACTCAATCTAGAAGCTTTCTTGGGGGCAAGAGTGGTTGGTCAAACAGAGGCAGTCTCAGTGGTGTCCAATGCGATGCGTCGGGCTCGAACCGCTATTCGTAATCCTAAAAAACCGATCGGTTCCTTTTTGTTTTTGGGTCCAACGGGAGTGGGTAAAACCGAAACAGCTAAAGCTTTAGCGGAAGCTTTCTTTGGCTCCGACGAAGCGATGAATCGGCTAGATATGTCCGAGTACCAAGGAGAGGGAGCTTTAGAGAAATTGATTGGCTCATTTACGGATAATAAACCAGGTGTTCTTTCTACGATGATGCGAGAACGACCATATGGTGTGCTTTTGTTGGATGAATTCGAAAAGACCACTGACGAAGTTCATAACCTCTTTTTGCAAGTGTTAGACGAAGGTTTCTTCTCTGACATGTTGGGTAAACGAATTAATATTCGTAATACGATTGTGATCGCTACTTCCAATGCCGGTTCAGATTTTATTTGGACCTTGTCTGAGCAGGGAAAAAATTTAGTCGAGGCTCAAGATGAATTGGTTAACCAGATTATTAAGGGTGGTATTTATAAACCAGAGTTGATCAACCGTTTCGATGGGGTTGTTATCTTCCATCCACTGTTGCCAGACGAGTTAAACAAGATTGCTGGTTTGATGTTGAAAAAATTAGTTAAAAGGTTGTCTACTCAGGGAGTAGAATTACAACTAACACCAGAATTAATTTCGTTTGTGGCTAATCAAGGGGCCAATAAAGCTTTCGGCGCTCGACCAATGCAACGCTTTATTCAAGATAATGTCGAACAAGTGGTGGCTCAAAAGCTGATTGCTGGCACTGTCGGTCGTGGTTCTAAAATTTCTATTTCTCCAGATGCGACTGGGGTGCTCAATGTTTTGGTTGGTTAA
- the serS gene encoding serine--tRNA ligase yields MLDIKFIRENSELVAEAARKKRITFDVKELLTADDVRLALLLEVETMRAKQNTVSDEVAKTQDPVKRNELIAEMKALKETLQIKEGELKEVMIAWQKLMVQVPNLPDATVPEGESDADNQEIRTWGEKTSFAFQAKSHVEIMEALDMADFAKGVEVSGFRGYFLKNGGAELSFAIWQYAKDFWLKRGFQFMIVPSLVRKQTLLGSGYLPQGEDDLYKTQDEDYLAGTGEVGAMSYFADTVIEKSKFPIKVLAFSTCFRREAGSHSKDVKGLIRVHEFFKLEQIVLCEASHAESVKYHEEINNNTEEFIQSLGIPYHTVANCGGDLGLGQVKKYDIELWVPGEQTYREISSASYFHDFQTRRLNIRYRDYENKLKFAHSLNCTAIPTPRILVSLVENFQQADGSIIVPEVLRPYLGREVIK; encoded by the coding sequence ATGTTGGACATCAAATTCATCCGAGAAAATAGTGAGTTGGTAGCAGAAGCGGCTCGCAAGAAGCGGATTACTTTTGATGTGAAAGAATTGCTAACTGCTGATGATGTTCGCTTGGCTCTTTTGTTGGAAGTGGAAACAATGCGGGCCAAACAAAATACAGTTTCCGATGAAGTAGCCAAAACTCAGGACCCAGTTAAACGGAATGAATTAATTGCTGAGATGAAGGCACTGAAAGAAACTTTGCAAATAAAAGAAGGGGAATTAAAAGAAGTAATGATAGCTTGGCAAAAACTAATGGTCCAAGTGCCAAACCTACCGGATGCGACAGTGCCCGAAGGTGAGAGTGATGCTGATAATCAAGAGATTCGGACTTGGGGTGAAAAAACTAGTTTTGCTTTTCAAGCCAAAAGTCATGTGGAGATCATGGAAGCTCTTGATATGGCGGATTTTGCTAAGGGGGTAGAGGTGTCTGGCTTCCGGGGGTACTTTTTAAAGAATGGTGGAGCGGAGTTGTCGTTTGCGATTTGGCAGTACGCCAAAGATTTTTGGTTAAAGCGCGGTTTTCAATTTATGATCGTGCCGTCCTTGGTTCGTAAACAAACTTTGCTAGGTAGTGGTTATTTACCACAAGGGGAAGATGATTTATATAAAACTCAAGATGAAGATTATTTAGCTGGTACTGGTGAAGTGGGAGCGATGAGTTATTTTGCTGATACAGTTATAGAAAAAAGTAAATTTCCAATCAAGGTGCTGGCTTTCTCTACTTGTTTTAGACGAGAAGCGGGGAGTCATAGTAAAGATGTAAAAGGTTTAATTCGAGTTCATGAATTTTTCAAACTAGAACAAATTGTTTTATGTGAAGCCAGTCATGCAGAAAGTGTTAAATACCACGAAGAGATCAATAACAATACTGAAGAATTTATTCAGTCGCTCGGTATCCCGTATCACACTGTAGCCAACTGTGGCGGCGATCTCGGTCTTGGTCAGGTCAAAAAATATGATATCGAATTGTGGGTGCCTGGGGAACAGACTTATCGCGAGATTAGTTCCGCATCTTATTTCCATGACTTTCAAACCCGTCGTTTAAATATTCGTTATCGGGATTATGAAAATAAACTAAAATTTGCCCACTCTCTAAACTGTACCGCTATCCCCACCCCTCGTATCCTGGTGTCGCTAGTAGAAAATTTTCAACAAGCTGACGGTTCTATTATCGTGCCGGAAGTTCTTAGACCATATTTAGGTCGCGAGGTAATCAAATAA
- the topA gene encoding type I DNA topoisomerase: MSKLLIVESPAKAKTISKYLNNEYTVRASVGHIRDLPKSNKNAIDIEGGFIPHYEISKGKEKVVSELKQLAKKATEVILATDPDREGEAIAWHIAESLGLKNPKRVAFHEITEGAVQEAIKHPRQIDDNLKQAQEARRVLDRLFGYDLSGLIWTKLRYGLSAGRVQSPALRILVEREREIRAFIPEAYWVISAEMSTAKKEFIPFVCSVEPKTAEEAEKIVKAAETSTWTVAELKESDAVRKARAPFTTSTLQQAASSRLGYSPSITMRLAQKLYEAGHITYMRTDSTNLSPVALAEIETVVKDIFGPDLHARQVYATKSKNAQEAHEGVRPTHANKRSVGNSPQEKKLYELIWARTIASQMKEAQVKKTVLIAKASDQVVPNFQANGSRVIFPGWLLADPRARGEDVDLPKVTVGDKLNLESINSEGKETAGPTRFSEAGLVKELEKRGIGRPSTYAAIISTLLTRGYVEKESRSLKPTDTGETVSGFLEEHFGEYISDSFTAEMENELDEIASGDRAYVKTLKDFYGPFTQAIKSKKKIEKITNLGSAPADMICPVCGGEMIIKLARNGKFYSCAKFPDCNGALTLEGKALEGPKDTGELCPKCEKGNLIEREGRFGKFIACANYPKCKFIKKDPNAEQAGDTGITCPICQTGTMGEKRGRFGIFYGCSNYPDCKHIIKTKPTGAICGYQRETGPCPHLMMAGSKTIPDRCSDKTCPNHNPHKLK, encoded by the coding sequence ATGTCAAAACTTTTGATTGTAGAGTCGCCAGCTAAAGCGAAAACAATTTCTAAATATTTAAATAACGAATACACGGTCCGAGCCTCTGTCGGACATATTCGTGATTTACCAAAATCAAACAAGAACGCCATCGATATTGAAGGTGGTTTTATTCCCCATTACGAAATTTCAAAAGGCAAAGAAAAAGTCGTTAGTGAGTTAAAGCAACTCGCGAAAAAAGCGACTGAAGTTATCTTAGCAACAGACCCCGACCGTGAAGGTGAGGCTATCGCTTGGCACATTGCCGAAAGCTTGGGTCTAAAAAATCCGAAACGTGTCGCTTTTCACGAAATCACCGAAGGAGCTGTTCAAGAAGCGATCAAGCACCCTCGCCAAATCGATGATAATTTGAAACAAGCCCAAGAAGCTCGGCGAGTTCTTGATCGTCTCTTTGGTTACGATTTATCTGGTTTGATCTGGACCAAACTGCGTTATGGCTTATCAGCCGGCCGAGTTCAATCCCCAGCTCTTCGAATTTTAGTCGAACGCGAGCGAGAAATCCGTGCTTTTATACCGGAAGCCTATTGGGTAATCAGTGCTGAAATGTCGACCGCTAAAAAAGAGTTCATTCCTTTTGTCTGTTCGGTTGAACCAAAGACCGCCGAAGAAGCCGAAAAAATAGTCAAAGCGGCAGAGACTAGTACTTGGACAGTGGCTGAACTCAAAGAATCTGACGCGGTCCGCAAAGCCCGAGCCCCATTCACCACCTCAACTCTCCAACAAGCCGCTTCATCCCGTCTCGGCTATTCTCCATCCATTACTATGCGTTTAGCGCAAAAATTATACGAAGCAGGACACATCACCTATATGCGTACAGATAGCACCAACTTGTCACCGGTTGCTTTAGCCGAAATAGAAACAGTAGTTAAAGATATTTTTGGCCCAGACCTTCATGCGCGCCAAGTCTATGCCACCAAAAGTAAAAACGCTCAAGAAGCTCACGAAGGTGTCCGACCAACTCACGCCAACAAAAGGTCTGTTGGTAACTCTCCTCAAGAGAAAAAATTATATGAATTGATTTGGGCTCGAACTATCGCATCCCAGATGAAAGAGGCTCAGGTAAAAAAGACCGTTCTAATCGCAAAAGCTAGCGATCAAGTAGTACCCAACTTTCAAGCCAATGGTTCGCGCGTCATTTTTCCAGGTTGGTTGTTAGCCGATCCGCGAGCGCGGGGTGAAGATGTTGACCTACCTAAAGTGACGGTGGGTGATAAATTAAATTTGGAATCGATAAACAGCGAAGGCAAAGAAACTGCCGGGCCAACTCGCTTTTCTGAAGCAGGTTTGGTCAAAGAATTAGAAAAAAGAGGTATTGGTCGCCCATCCACTTATGCCGCTATTATCTCCACTCTTTTAACTCGTGGTTACGTGGAAAAAGAAAGCCGCTCACTCAAACCAACCGATACCGGCGAGACCGTCAGTGGTTTTCTTGAAGAACATTTCGGTGAATATATCAGTGACTCTTTCACAGCAGAAATGGAAAATGAATTAGACGAAATCGCTAGTGGTGACCGAGCTTATGTAAAAACCTTAAAAGATTTTTATGGACCTTTTACTCAAGCAATCAAAAGTAAAAAGAAAATTGAAAAAATAACTAATCTCGGCTCAGCGCCCGCCGATATGATCTGCCCTGTCTGTGGTGGTGAGATGATTATAAAACTAGCCAGGAATGGCAAGTTTTATAGCTGTGCTAAATTCCCTGATTGTAACGGCGCTCTCACTTTGGAAGGTAAAGCCTTGGAAGGCCCAAAAGATACTGGCGAACTTTGCCCAAAATGCGAGAAGGGAAATTTGATCGAACGCGAAGGCCGTTTTGGAAAATTTATTGCCTGCGCCAATTATCCAAAATGTAAATTTATCAAAAAAGACCCTAACGCCGAACAAGCCGGTGATACTGGTATCACTTGTCCGATTTGTCAGACAGGGACTATGGGTGAAAAACGAGGCCGGTTTGGTATTTTTTACGGTTGTTCCAACTACCCCGACTGTAAACACATAATTAAAACCAAACCAACTGGCGCTATTTGTGGCTACCAGAGAGAAACCGGTCCGTGTCCCCACTTGATGATGGCTGGCTCAAAAACTATCCCAGACCGCTGTTCTGATAAGACTTGCCCAAATCATAATCCACATAAGTTGAAATAA